The proteins below come from a single Streptococcus canis genomic window:
- a CDS encoding NUDIX hydrolase, whose product MAFEEKTLRRQDIFDGQIFKVVVDDVELPNNLGQAKRELIFHRGAVAVLAVTPDRKIVIVKQYRKAIEAISYEIPAGKLEIGEDGLELEAAARELEEETAYTGNLSFLHEFYTAIGFCNEKIKLYLATDLEKIANPKPQDVDEVIDVLELSYKECMDLVAQGKLVDAKTLIALQYYALHLGGDQ is encoded by the coding sequence ATGGCATTTGAAGAAAAAACACTGAGAAGACAAGACATTTTTGATGGACAGATTTTTAAAGTTGTTGTTGACGATGTCGAACTTCCCAACAATCTGGGACAAGCCAAGCGAGAATTGATTTTCCACCGTGGAGCGGTAGCTGTGCTAGCCGTCACTCCTGATCGTAAGATTGTGATTGTCAAACAGTACCGTAAAGCTATCGAAGCGATTTCTTATGAAATTCCAGCAGGAAAATTAGAAATTGGTGAAGATGGCTTAGAGTTAGAAGCTGCTGCGCGTGAATTAGAAGAAGAGACAGCCTATACTGGCAATCTGTCCTTTCTACATGAATTTTACACAGCCATTGGTTTTTGCAATGAAAAAATCAAGCTCTATCTGGCAACAGATTTGGAAAAAATAGCTAATCCAAAACCTCAAGATGTCGATGAAGTGATTGACGTTTTAGAGTTGTCTTACAAGGAGTGTATGGACTTGGTTGCCCAAGGTAAACTTGTGGATGCTAAAACCTTGATTGCCTTGCAATACTATGCCTTGCATTTAGGAGGTGACCAGTAA
- the glmU gene encoding bifunctional UDP-N-acetylglucosamine diphosphorylase/glucosamine-1-phosphate N-acetyltransferase GlmU, with protein sequence MTNYAIILAAGKGTRMKSDLPKVLHRVSGLTMLEHVFRSVAAIQPEKNVTIIGHKSEMVRAVLADQSEFVLQTEQLGTGHAVMMAEEKLVGLEGHTLVIAGDTPLITGKSLKSLIDFHVNHKNVATILTATAQDPFGYGRIIRNNDGEVIKIVEQKDASDFEQQIKEINTGTYVFDNKRLFEALKNINTNNAQGEYYLTDVISIFRENKEKVGAYTLRDFNESLGVNDRVALATAEAVMRQRITQKHMVNGVTFQNPETVYIESDVDIAPDVLIEGNVTLKGRTHIAAECVLTNGTYIVDSEIGEGSVITNSMIESAVLAAGVTVGPYAHLRPGTTLAKEVHIGNFVEVKGSHIGEKTKAGHLTYIGNAQVGSEVNIGAGTVTVNYDGQNKHQTVIGDHAFIGSNSTIIAPLEIGDNALTAAGSTISKTVPADSIAIGRSRQVIKEDYAKRLPHHPSKTRS encoded by the coding sequence ATGACAAACTATGCAATTATTTTAGCAGCGGGTAAAGGTACCCGTATGAAATCTGACCTTCCCAAGGTTCTTCATCGAGTGTCTGGCTTGACCATGTTGGAACATGTTTTTAGAAGCGTAGCAGCAATTCAACCTGAAAAAAATGTGACAATTATCGGGCATAAATCAGAGATGGTACGTGCAGTTTTAGCAGATCAATCAGAATTTGTGCTTCAAACAGAGCAATTAGGGACTGGGCATGCTGTCATGATGGCAGAAGAGAAGTTAGTAGGACTAGAAGGGCATACGCTAGTTATTGCAGGGGACACTCCCTTAATCACTGGAAAAAGCCTGAAGAGCTTGATTGACTTTCATGTTAACCATAAAAATGTTGCGACCATTTTAACGGCGACAGCTCAAGATCCATTTGGCTATGGTCGTATTATTCGTAACAACGATGGCGAAGTAATCAAGATTGTTGAGCAAAAAGATGCTAGCGATTTTGAACAACAAATTAAAGAGATTAATACAGGAACCTATGTCTTTGATAACAAGCGTTTGTTTGAGGCCCTCAAAAACATTAATACTAATAATGCGCAGGGAGAATATTATTTAACCGATGTTATCTCTATTTTTAGAGAAAATAAAGAAAAGGTTGGAGCCTATACCCTAAGAGATTTTAATGAAAGCCTTGGTGTCAATGACCGCGTTGCCCTAGCAACCGCTGAAGCAGTGATGCGCCAACGCATTACTCAAAAGCACATGGTTAATGGAGTGACTTTCCAAAATCCAGAAACGGTTTATATCGAAAGTGATGTTGACATTGCGCCAGATGTTTTGATTGAAGGAAATGTTACCTTGAAAGGTCGCACACATATCGCAGCTGAATGTGTGTTGACCAATGGGACTTATATCGTCGATTCTGAGATCGGTGAAGGCAGCGTCATTACCAACTCAATGATTGAGTCAGCTGTTTTAGCAGCAGGAGTAACGGTTGGTCCTTATGCCCATCTTCGTCCAGGGACTACTCTCGCTAAAGAAGTCCATATTGGAAATTTTGTTGAAGTGAAAGGTTCTCATATTGGAGAAAAAACCAAAGCAGGTCATCTGACTTATATCGGAAATGCGCAAGTGGGTTCCGAAGTTAATATTGGCGCTGGAACTGTCACAGTAAATTATGACGGTCAAAACAAACACCAAACTGTTATTGGGGACCATGCCTTTATTGGTAGCAATTCAACCATTATCGCTCCTTTAGAAATTGGAGACAATGCTCTGACAGCAGCAGGATCAACCATTTCTAAGACAGTACCTGCCGACAGCATTGCTATTGGGCGTAGCCGCCAAGTCATTAAGGAAGATTATGCTAAACGTCTTCCGCACCACCCAAGCAAAACAAGGTCATAA
- a CDS encoding Gfo/Idh/MocA family protein, producing MKLAILGTGMIVKDLLPVLQEIKGIDLNAIVSTPRSVDVARKLAKSFAIPTATSDFETVLELEDIDTVYIATPNHLHYEGAKKALLADKHVICEKPFTMTAGELDELVVLAKERKLILLEAITNQYLSNMTFIKEHIDQLGDIKIVECNYSQYSSRYDAFKRGDIAPAFDPQKGGGALRDLNIYNIHFVVGLFGRPKTVQYLANMEKGVDTSGMLVMDYGQFKVVCIGAKDCTAEIKSTIQGNKGSLAVLGATNTLPQVQLSLHGHEAKVVNLNKHDHRMYEEFVAFTQMIDEKDFKKVDQALEHSRAVMAVLERAAHS from the coding sequence ATGAAATTAGCCATTTTAGGGACCGGTATGATTGTCAAAGACCTTTTACCTGTCTTACAGGAAATTAAGGGTATTGACCTTAACGCTATTGTTTCCACGCCTCGTAGTGTAGATGTGGCTAGAAAATTAGCAAAAAGCTTTGCTATTCCAACAGCGACAAGTGATTTTGAGACTGTTCTTGAATTAGAAGATATTGACACGGTCTATATCGCCACTCCAAACCATTTGCATTATGAGGGGGCAAAAAAGGCTCTTCTAGCCGACAAACACGTGATCTGTGAAAAGCCTTTTACCATGACAGCAGGGGAATTAGATGAACTAGTGGTTCTAGCCAAAGAACGAAAGCTCATTTTGTTAGAAGCAATTACTAATCAATATTTGAGCAATATGACCTTTATTAAGGAGCATATTGACCAACTTGGAGATATTAAAATTGTGGAGTGCAATTATTCACAATATTCTTCACGCTACGATGCCTTCAAACGAGGTGACATCGCGCCAGCCTTTGACCCTCAAAAAGGTGGTGGGGCTCTACGTGATTTGAATATTTACAATATTCATTTTGTGGTAGGCTTATTTGGTAGGCCTAAAACGGTTCAATATTTAGCTAATATGGAAAAGGGCGTCGATACCTCGGGCATGCTTGTCATGGACTATGGGCAGTTTAAAGTGGTATGTATTGGAGCCAAGGATTGCACAGCAGAAATCAAATCAACTATCCAAGGTAACAAAGGCTCACTGGCAGTTCTCGGAGCAACGAATACCCTTCCTCAGGTTCAGTTAAGTCTGCACGGTCACGAAGCAAAGGTGGTTAATCTTAATAAACATGACCACCGCATGTATGAGGAGTTTGTCGCGTTCACCCAAATGATTGACGAAAAAGACTTTAAAAAAGTGGATCAGGCTTTGGAACATAGCCGAGCTGTCATGGCTGTGTTGGAGCGAGCTGCTCATTCTTAA
- a CDS encoding ASCH domain-containing protein: MTAEELWQAYKEINPNIGDEIDAWAFGVQPDLLAQLVLEGTKTATASAYDLYALDQEPLPQEGTYDVVLDGQGEAVCIIYITKVSILPFQDVSVEHAYKEGEGDRSLAWWRQAHQDFFQPYFEEVGLVFSEQSPIVLEEFQVVYPQLGD; the protein is encoded by the coding sequence ATGACAGCAGAAGAATTATGGCAAGCTTATAAAGAGATTAATCCCAATATTGGTGATGAGATTGATGCTTGGGCCTTTGGCGTCCAACCGGATTTATTAGCTCAGCTAGTCTTAGAAGGAACTAAAACAGCAACGGCTTCTGCCTATGACCTCTATGCTTTGGATCAGGAACCCCTTCCTCAAGAAGGCACTTATGATGTGGTGCTAGATGGTCAAGGGGAAGCTGTTTGCATCATTTATATTACCAAAGTGTCGATCCTTCCTTTCCAAGATGTATCAGTAGAACATGCTTACAAAGAGGGAGAAGGGGATAGAAGTTTAGCTTGGTGGCGACAGGCTCATCAGGACTTTTTTCAACCTTATTTTGAAGAAGTAGGGCTTGTTTTTTCTGAACAAAGTCCTATTGTTTTAGAAGAATTTCAAGTGGTTTACCCACAGTTAGGAGATTAA
- a CDS encoding DUF3977 family protein: MEIGLGNFWLVRTEYEKDDGTETEVRGISGAIRPRSIYLRIWLGYTVWIVDVKEGIKQQTKSRKAFKCVVGIVSAV; this comes from the coding sequence ATTGAGATTGGCTTAGGCAATTTCTGGCTGGTTCGCACAGAATACGAAAAAGATGATGGAACAGAAACTGAAGTTAGAGGCATTTCAGGTGCCATTCGGCCGAGATCGATTTACCTTAGAATTTGGCTGGGCTATACTGTTTGGATTGTGGATGTCAAAGAAGGTATCAAACAGCAGACCAAGTCTCGTAAAGCTTTCAAATGTGTTGTTGGCATCGTATCAGCTGTTTAA
- a CDS encoding 3-oxoacyl-ACP reductase encodes MTKRVLITGVSSGIGLAQARLFLENGYAVYGVDKSGRPDLSGDFQFLQLDISGDLAALHDFAPSVDILCHTAGILDGYKPLLEIDDADIDKVFQVNLFATMRITRHYLSQMVAKGSGIIISMCSIASFLAGGGGIAYTASKHALAGFTRQLALDYAKFGIQVFGIAPGAVRTAMTQADFEPGGLAQWVADETPIGRWLDPAEIAELTLYLASGKAGAMQGEIIKIDGGWSLK; translated from the coding sequence ATGACTAAACGCGTCCTCATCACAGGAGTATCATCAGGCATCGGATTGGCACAGGCTCGTTTATTTTTGGAGAATGGCTACGCTGTCTATGGCGTTGACAAGTCAGGCCGCCCCGACTTGTCCGGTGACTTTCAGTTTTTGCAACTGGATATTAGCGGGGATTTAGCTGCGCTTCACGACTTTGCACCAAGTGTGGATATCTTATGTCACACCGCTGGAATCCTCGACGGCTATAAGCCACTGCTCGAGATTGATGATGCCGACATTGACAAGGTTTTTCAGGTCAATCTGTTTGCTACGATGCGTATCACTCGCCATTACTTATCCCAAATGGTCGCTAAGGGTTCTGGCATTATCATTAGCATGTGTTCTATCGCTAGTTTCCTAGCAGGTGGCGGTGGGATAGCTTATACAGCCAGCAAGCACGCCTTGGCAGGTTTTACCCGTCAGTTAGCTCTTGACTATGCCAAGTTTGGTATTCAAGTTTTTGGCATTGCACCTGGTGCCGTTAGAACCGCCATGACACAAGCTGATTTTGAACCTGGAGGTCTGGCACAATGGGTGGCTGATGAAACTCCCATCGGGCGTTGGTTAGACCCAGCAGAAATTGCTGAGCTTACCCTTTATTTGGCTTCTGGGAAAGCAGGAGCGATGCAAGGGGAAATTATTAAAATTGATGGTGGTTGGAGTTTAAAATGA
- a CDS encoding DUF2829 domain-containing protein gives MTFEEILPGLKAKRKYVRTGWGGAENYVQLFDSLEQNGQALEVTPYFLINVSGEGEGFSMWAPTPCDVLATDWVEVHD, from the coding sequence ATGACATTTGAAGAGATTTTACCAGGCCTTAAAGCAAAGAGAAAATACGTTCGGACAGGTTGGGGAGGAGCTGAAAACTATGTGCAACTCTTTGACAGTCTCGAACAAAATGGGCAGGCTCTTGAGGTGACCCCTTATTTCTTGATTAACGTGTCTGGTGAAGGGGAGGGCTTCTCCATGTGGGCTCCGACCCCATGTGATGTGCTAGCCACCGATTGGGTAGAAGTCCATGACTAA